One segment of Verrucomicrobiota bacterium DNA contains the following:
- a CDS encoding Smr/MutS family protein: MEPVEYPIDGELDLHQFRPNEIKDLVTDYLELCQEKGILKVRVVHGKGIGTLKTTVHALLPKLETVKSFHLGDDRSGGWGATWVYLHPPT; the protein is encoded by the coding sequence ATGGAGCCTGTCGAATATCCCATCGACGGTGAATTGGACCTTCACCAATTTCGTCCCAACGAAATCAAGGATCTCGTCACCGACTACCTGGAGCTTTGTCAGGAGAAAGGGATACTCAAAGTAAGGGTGGTTCATGGGAAAGGTATTGGCACTTTGAAAACCACGGTTCATGCACTCTTGCCGAAACTTGAAACAGTGAAAAGCTTCCATCTCGGCGACGACAGATCCGGAGGCTGGGGAGCAACCTGGGTTTATTTGCATCCTCCAACATAA